The following proteins are co-located in the Gossypium hirsutum isolate 1008001.06 chromosome A02, Gossypium_hirsutum_v2.1, whole genome shotgun sequence genome:
- the LOC107951423 gene encoding kinesin-like protein KIN-7N, translated as MEKICVAVRVRPPICHENSSSTFWRVDDNQISLHKLHGSPISCVSYAFDHVFDENCSNSDIYELLTKDIIHAAVDGFNGTSFAYGQTSSGKTFTMNGSSNDPGIIHRAVNDIFQKINIISDREFLIRVSYMEIYNEEINDLFAVENQKLQIHENLERGIFVAGLREEIVNNAEQVMKLLESGEVNRHFGETNMNARSSRSHTIFRVVIESKGKDTGSFGDYSSSDAIRVSVLNLVDLAGSERIAKTGTGGVRLKEGKYINKSLMVLGNVINKLSDSAKQRAHIPYRDSKLTRILQPALGGNAKTSIICTVAPEEIHIEETKGTLLFASRAKRVTNCAQVNEVLTDAALLKRQKLEIEELRRKLQGSHAEVLEQEILKLRNDMLQYELEREKLEMELEKERRSHKERDRYIRDQLMMIENLSSLVSDGDGSSSQGSMKESPIEECNNRGDDFKTPCFRAAPKAFVAKRSNYSQLPDLSPLPDSFSDVADEDTWFKINKGYIADLYSLQTTPARKVQSFPPEDVTPNYLNKKYKTELQNLKRRLELVTEEKNELQRKLAEDIEVKDRLKGDISKLKQEALLAREMPQRLCDSVTSFKDTYEEVLSKMQRYTFDGKSSTAKLLRCICEIGSILFSTMETSISNTTDRHKLSYGNDSLIQEYNKMLSEKLKSTITSLILSETASSEDKQTKTPCSCNFEVAAWSRYHVSILVLFFVMILGYFVSFFRTLIF; from the exons atggagaagaTCTGCGTAGCAGTGAGAGTAAGACCTCCAATTTGCCATGAAaattcttcttcaactttctgGAGAGTCGATGATAATCAAATCTCTCTTCACAAGCTCCACGGCAGCCCAATTTCCTGCGTTTCTTACGCTTTCG ATCATGTCTTCGATGAGAATTGCTCGAATTCAGATATTTACGAGCTTCTTACTAAGGATATTATTCATGCTGCTGTGGACGGCTTTAACG gaACTTCTTTTGCATATGGGCAAACAAGCAGCGGCAAGACCTTCACTATGAACGGTTCATCTAACGATCCCGGAATTATTCATCGAGCAGTTAACGATATATTTcagaaaataaatatt ATCTCTGATCGAGAGTTTCTCATCCGAGTTTCCTACATGGAAATTTACAATGAAGAAATTAACGACCTTTTCGCTGTAGAGAATCAGAAATTGCAGATTCATGAGAATTTAGAG CGTGGGATTTTCGTTGCGGGTCTTAGGGAGGAAATTGTGAACAATGCTGAACAAGTGATGAAGCTCCTGGAGTCTGGAGAAG TTAATAGGCATTTTGGTGAGACAAATATGAATGCACGAAGTAGTAGGTCTCATACAATATTCAGAGTG GTGATAGAAAGCAAGGGAAAGGATACAGGCTCTTTTGGTGATTATTCAAGCAGTGATGCCATACGCGTCTCAGTTTTG AATTTGGTTGATTTGGCTGGTTCTGAGCGGATTGCTAAGACTGGAACTGGTGGAGTACGTTTGAAGGAAGGAAAGTATATTAACAAGAGCTTAATGGTTCTTGGTAATGTAATTAACAAACTTAGTGATAGTGCAAAACAAAG GGCACATATTCCTTATCGTGATAGTAAATTAACCCGCATACTCCAGCCTGCTCTAGGAGGGAATGCGAAAACTTCAATTATATGTACTGTAGCTCCTGAAGAG attcaTATTGAGGAGACGAAGGGAACTCTCCTTTTTGCTAGCAGAGCTAAACGAGTTACTAATTGTGCTCAAGTGAATGAG GTTTTGACGGATGCAGCCCTACTGAAAAGGCAAAAGTTAGAGATAGAGGAGCTACGCAGGAAGCTTCAG GGATCTCATGCTGAGGTGCTGGAGCAAGAGATATTAAAGCTGAGGAATGATATGCTTCAG TATGAATTAGAGCGTGAAAAGCTTGAAATGGaactagaaaaagaaagaagatcaCATAAAGAGCGTGATCGGTACATTAGAGACCAGCTGATGATGATCGAAAACCTAAGTAGTTTGGTTTCTGATGGTGATGGAAGCTCTAGTCAG GGATCCATGAAAGAAAGCCCAATAGAAGAATGTAATAATAGGGGAGATGATTTTAAAACACCTTGTTTTAGAGCAGCTCCCAAGGCCTTTGTCGCCAAGAGATCAAATTATTCACAGTTGCCAGACCTCAGTCCTCTTCCAGATTCTTTTAGCGATGTAGCTGATGAAGACACTTGGTTCAAAATAAACAAGGGTTACATAGCAGACCTGTATTCACTTCAAACAACACCTGCAAGAAAAGTTCAATCCTTTCCACCAGAAGATGTTACTCCT AATTATTTGAATAAGAAATACAAAACGGAACTCCAAAATCTCAAGAGACGGCTAGAACTTGTCACTGAAGAGAAGAACGAACTCCAG AGAAAGCTTGCAGAAGATATAGAAGTGAAGGATAGATTAAAGGGTGATATATCTAAACTTAAACAAGAAGCATTACTAGCTAGGGAAATGCCTCAAAGGTTGTGTGATTCTGTGACAAGTTTTAAAGATACATACGAGGAAGTTTTGTCAAAGATGCAG AGGTATACATTTGATGGGAAATCTTCAACTGCAAAACTGCTCCGTTGCATATGTGAAATTGGGTCAATCCTTTTCTCGACTATGGAAACTAGTATCTCCAACACAACGGATCGTCACAAATTGTCATATGGGAATGACTCTCTAATACAAGAATACAACAAAATGCTTTCCGAAAAGCTAAAAAGCACAATTACATCCTTGATTCTATCCGAAACAGCAAGCTCTGAGGATAAACAAACCAAGACTCCATGCAGCTGCAACTTTGAGGTAGCTGCCTGGTCAAGATACCATGTAtccattttggttttatttttcgTGATGATTTTAGGATATTTCGTTTCGTTCTTCAGGACATTGATTTTCTGA